A window from Azoarcus sp. DD4 encodes these proteins:
- the cysQ gene encoding 3'(2'),5'-bisphosphate nucleotidase CysQ — MLQLDQLVPPVADIARAAGEVILEIYQAAAPDPEGGLLAYKADDSPLTRADVAAHALIAARLSALDTVWPVVSEEDVASLAHRRSPGTFWLVDPLDGTKEFLARNGEFTVNIALVSDGVAVLGVVYAPVLDQLYWGGRGVAACRADNGRVLPIRVAEPVPDGATWRVVASKSHLNAETSAFIAKLGTHALVQAGSSLKLCRVAEGTADVYPRLAPTCEWDTAAAQAVLEAAGGVVCDVGGAALRYGKTELLNPHFIAASSLAGLPIPA, encoded by the coding sequence ATGCTGCAACTAGATCAGCTGGTCCCCCCGGTGGCCGATATCGCCCGGGCAGCGGGGGAAGTCATCCTGGAAATCTACCAGGCCGCCGCACCCGACCCGGAAGGCGGTTTGCTGGCGTACAAGGCCGACGACAGCCCGTTGACGCGTGCCGATGTCGCGGCGCATGCGCTGATTGCGGCTCGCCTGAGTGCGCTCGATACGGTCTGGCCCGTGGTGTCGGAAGAGGATGTCGCATCGCTTGCGCACCGGCGCAGCCCCGGCACGTTCTGGCTGGTCGATCCGCTCGACGGCACCAAGGAGTTCCTCGCCCGCAACGGCGAGTTCACGGTGAACATCGCACTGGTGAGCGACGGTGTCGCGGTGCTCGGCGTCGTGTATGCACCGGTTCTCGACCAGCTGTACTGGGGCGGGCGTGGCGTGGCGGCATGTCGCGCCGACAATGGACGGGTGCTGCCCATCCGTGTCGCCGAACCGGTGCCGGACGGCGCGACCTGGCGGGTGGTGGCAAGCAAGAGCCACCTCAACGCCGAGACGTCCGCCTTCATCGCGAAACTGGGCACGCATGCGCTGGTGCAGGCGGGCAGCTCGCTCAAGCTCTGCCGGGTGGCCGAAGGGACGGCGGACGTCTATCCGCGCCTGGCGCCGACCTGCGAGTGGGATACCGCCGCTGCCCAGGCGGTGCTCGAGGCGGCCGGCGGCGTGGTCTGCGATGTCGGCGGGGCTGCACTGCGCTACGGCAAGACCGAACTGCTCAATCCGCACTTCATCGCTGCGTCGTCGCTCGCCGGCCTGCCGATTCCCGCATGA
- a CDS encoding acyltransferase family protein, protein MSKPTPHLAYRPDIDGLRAIAVLSVVIFHAFPASLPGGFVGVDIFFVISGYLISSILYKALAADGFSFADFYARRVRRIFPALLLVVFAVLLIGWTVLFPDEYAQLGKHAAAGLGFVANIVLWRETGYFDNAAELKPFLHLWSLGIEEQFYILWPVVALLAWRLRIDMGRVIVALLAASLLACVALTLSDRASSYFLPLTRAWELLAGALLAWRGHSVGGLPAVVTGRPADRMAYAGLALLLLALVFIDEDSHFPGAWALLPVVGAVLLMAAGPQATLNRHLLSNRLLVGIGLISFPLYLWHWPLLSLARIVFPAPSAWLIGAAVCLAVALAWLTWRLVERPLRHGRGMTVAALAVSAVLVAGLGASVSKRDGLPFRLKDAQAAKEAGALEWTDALGAGEDCRRLLPAGFPGTCLAGDASRPADAMLIGDSHANHYYWGLSSELAAMGVNLLQVAEAGCPLLYGLDVHKSDAPLHCRQIATAALDHAVSRPEVHTVFLSARWVAAMTGTQLKGLGDEARQLRPLLVEGGKEIGRDETIARALDGTLARLVAAGKRVVVLESVPELDFNARECIAWTPNRFVSRTPRPDCTVARELIDARARAYRPRLAEVFARHPQVAVLDPLGLMCDERACYGRRDGVLLYRDDDHLSLDGSHWLARQLRPQLTALLERPVVAATGLAMTAAGEGTQ, encoded by the coding sequence ATGAGCAAGCCGACCCCCCACCTGGCCTATCGCCCCGATATCGACGGCTTGCGCGCGATTGCAGTTCTTTCCGTTGTCATCTTCCATGCGTTCCCGGCCAGCCTGCCGGGCGGTTTCGTCGGCGTGGACATCTTCTTCGTCATCTCCGGCTACCTGATCTCGTCCATCCTCTACAAAGCGCTCGCCGCCGACGGTTTCAGCTTCGCCGACTTCTATGCGCGGCGGGTGCGGCGCATCTTCCCGGCGTTGTTGCTGGTGGTGTTCGCGGTGCTGTTGATCGGCTGGACGGTGCTGTTCCCGGACGAGTATGCCCAGCTCGGCAAGCATGCCGCGGCCGGTCTCGGCTTCGTCGCCAACATCGTGCTGTGGCGGGAAACCGGCTATTTCGACAATGCGGCCGAGCTCAAGCCCTTCCTGCATCTGTGGTCGCTCGGCATCGAGGAGCAGTTCTACATCCTGTGGCCGGTGGTGGCGCTGCTGGCATGGCGTCTGCGCATCGACATGGGCCGGGTCATCGTCGCCCTGCTGGCGGCATCGCTGCTTGCCTGTGTGGCGCTCACCCTGTCGGACCGCGCGTCGAGCTACTTCCTGCCGCTGACCCGCGCCTGGGAACTGCTCGCCGGCGCACTGCTCGCCTGGCGCGGACACAGCGTCGGCGGATTGCCGGCCGTCGTCACCGGTCGTCCGGCGGACCGCATGGCGTATGCGGGGCTGGCGCTCCTGCTGCTCGCGCTCGTGTTCATCGACGAAGATTCCCATTTCCCGGGGGCCTGGGCGCTCCTGCCGGTGGTCGGTGCGGTGCTGCTGATGGCGGCCGGCCCGCAGGCGACGCTCAATCGTCATCTGTTGTCGAACCGGCTGCTGGTCGGTATCGGCCTGATCAGCTTTCCGCTTTACCTGTGGCACTGGCCCTTGTTGTCGCTGGCGCGCATCGTCTTTCCGGCACCGTCGGCCTGGTTGATCGGCGCCGCGGTGTGCCTGGCGGTCGCGCTGGCCTGGCTGACGTGGCGGCTGGTCGAACGGCCGCTCCGCCACGGCCGCGGGATGACAGTTGCGGCGCTGGCGGTGTCTGCCGTGCTGGTGGCGGGGCTGGGCGCGAGCGTGTCCAAGCGTGACGGCCTGCCTTTCCGGCTGAAGGATGCGCAGGCAGCCAAGGAGGCGGGTGCGCTCGAATGGACGGATGCGCTCGGTGCGGGCGAGGACTGTCGCCGGCTGCTGCCGGCGGGATTCCCCGGCACCTGTCTGGCCGGCGATGCGTCGCGCCCGGCCGACGCCATGCTGATCGGTGACAGCCACGCGAATCACTATTACTGGGGTCTGAGTTCGGAACTGGCGGCGATGGGCGTGAACCTGCTCCAGGTGGCCGAGGCCGGCTGTCCGCTGCTGTACGGCCTCGATGTGCACAAGAGCGATGCGCCATTGCATTGCCGCCAGATTGCGACCGCGGCGCTGGATCATGCGGTGAGCCGGCCCGAGGTGCATACCGTCTTCCTGAGCGCGCGCTGGGTTGCCGCGATGACGGGAACACAGCTCAAGGGGCTGGGTGACGAAGCCAGGCAGCTGCGGCCCCTGCTGGTCGAAGGCGGCAAGGAGATCGGCCGTGACGAGACCATCGCCCGCGCGCTGGATGGGACGCTGGCGCGTCTTGTTGCCGCCGGCAAACGGGTGGTGGTGCTGGAATCGGTGCCGGAGCTGGATTTCAACGCGCGCGAATGCATCGCGTGGACACCCAACCGCTTCGTCAGCCGGACGCCGCGCCCGGACTGTACCGTAGCCCGCGAGCTGATCGACGCCCGCGCCCGCGCCTACCGTCCCCGCCTGGCGGAGGTCTTCGCCCGCCACCCGCAGGTCGCGGTGCTGGATCCGCTGGGGCTGATGTGTGACGAGCGTGCCTGCTACGGCCGCCGCGACGGTGTGCTGCTCTACCGCGACGACGATCATCTCTCGCTGGACGGCTCGCACTGGCTGGCGCGCCAGTTGCGCCCGCAGCTGACGGCGCTGCTCGAGCGGCCGGTTGTGGCTGCCACCGGGCTGGCGATGACCGCCGCCGGTGAGGGCACGCAATGA
- a CDS encoding acyltransferase family protein produces the protein MSHPNPHLAYRSDIDGLRAVAVLSVVLYHAFPALLPGGFVGVDIFFVISGYLISSIVFKALAGGEFSFADFYVRRVRRIFPALLLVIVVSLAIGWSVLLPDEYAQLGKHAMAGLGFVANLVYWQEAGYFDTAAELKPLLHLWSLGVEEQFYIVWPVVAVLAWRLGRRFWRVLAGLFALSFVVNVVFTPLAPVASYFLLPARAWELLAGAALAYRVHRSGPVFANGRLANLMALLGLGLILAALLLVDKHRAFPGWWALLPVGGAVLLIAVGDAAAINRSVLSSRLAVWVGLISFPLYLWHWPLLAFVRIVSGEAVSHGALLAAVVLAVACAWVSYRLVETPVRRGGSWRTVAALVTLSLLVMGSAGNILVRDGLGFRLKDAQAKREAQALDWHAGLKAGPDCAPHLPAGLPGQCLIADPARPPTAMIIGDSHANHYYWGLSESLRQQGVNLAQLADGGCVPLYGMSILKEGRLNDCRKVVNAAIDHVVVNPAIETVFLGGRWMAYASGRELRDPADYVSDETLVLPDRSGSAEMSRAQVFEVALEDTLRRLTAAGKRVVFLHAVPELPFNARECVAWNPNRFVSRTPRPDCRVSRAQSDARGAEFRPLLARILARYPQVAVFDPVPLMCDDVACYGRRDGMLLYRDDDHLSLDGSYWLGRRMAAQLPDLLASEAQLAGSGAGARGL, from the coding sequence ATGAGCCATCCCAACCCGCATCTCGCCTACCGCTCCGACATCGACGGCCTGCGAGCGGTCGCAGTCCTGTCGGTGGTGCTCTACCACGCCTTCCCGGCCTTGCTGCCGGGTGGTTTTGTCGGCGTGGACATCTTTTTCGTGATCTCCGGCTACCTGATCTCGTCCATCGTCTTCAAGGCGCTGGCCGGCGGCGAGTTCAGCTTTGCCGATTTTTACGTCCGCCGTGTGCGCCGCATCTTCCCGGCCTTGCTGCTGGTGATCGTGGTGTCGCTGGCGATAGGCTGGTCGGTGCTGCTGCCGGACGAGTACGCCCAGCTCGGCAAGCACGCAATGGCCGGCCTCGGCTTTGTCGCCAACCTGGTGTACTGGCAGGAGGCCGGCTATTTCGACACGGCGGCCGAGCTCAAGCCGCTGCTGCACCTGTGGTCGCTCGGCGTGGAAGAGCAGTTCTACATCGTCTGGCCGGTGGTGGCGGTGCTAGCCTGGCGGCTGGGGCGGCGCTTCTGGCGGGTGCTGGCGGGCCTGTTTGCCCTGTCGTTCGTGGTGAATGTCGTGTTTACGCCGCTGGCGCCGGTGGCCAGCTACTTCCTGCTGCCGGCGCGCGCCTGGGAACTGCTCGCCGGTGCGGCGCTGGCCTATCGCGTACATCGCAGCGGTCCGGTGTTCGCCAACGGGCGTCTGGCCAACCTCATGGCGCTGCTTGGCCTGGGGCTGATCCTCGCCGCCCTGCTGTTGGTGGACAAACACCGCGCCTTCCCGGGCTGGTGGGCCTTGCTGCCGGTGGGCGGTGCGGTACTGCTGATCGCAGTGGGCGATGCCGCGGCGATCAACCGCAGCGTGTTGTCGAGCAGGCTGGCGGTCTGGGTCGGCCTCATCAGCTTTCCGCTCTACCTGTGGCACTGGCCGCTGCTGGCCTTCGTCCGCATCGTGTCAGGGGAGGCCGTTTCGCACGGCGCCCTGCTGGCCGCCGTTGTGCTGGCGGTGGCCTGCGCCTGGGTCAGTTATCGCCTGGTCGAAACGCCGGTGCGGCGTGGCGGCAGTTGGCGGACGGTGGCGGCGCTGGTCACGCTCAGCCTGTTGGTGATGGGCAGCGCAGGCAACATCCTGGTGCGCGACGGCCTCGGTTTCCGCCTCAAGGACGCGCAGGCCAAGAGGGAGGCGCAGGCGCTGGACTGGCATGCAGGCCTGAAGGCCGGCCCTGATTGCGCGCCCCATCTGCCGGCCGGCCTGCCCGGACAGTGCCTGATCGCCGATCCGGCGCGGCCGCCGACGGCGATGATCATCGGCGACAGCCACGCCAATCACTATTACTGGGGGTTGAGCGAGAGCCTGCGCCAGCAAGGCGTGAACCTGGCACAGCTGGCCGACGGCGGCTGCGTGCCCCTGTATGGCATGTCCATCCTCAAGGAGGGGCGGCTGAACGACTGCCGCAAGGTGGTCAACGCGGCGATCGATCATGTGGTGGTCAACCCGGCAATCGAGACCGTTTTCCTCGGCGGACGCTGGATGGCTTACGCGTCGGGGCGTGAACTGCGCGATCCGGCGGATTACGTGTCGGACGAAACACTGGTGCTGCCGGATCGGAGCGGCAGCGCGGAAATGAGTCGCGCCCAGGTGTTCGAGGTGGCGCTGGAGGACACGCTGCGCCGGTTGACGGCGGCCGGCAAGCGGGTGGTCTTCCTGCACGCGGTGCCGGAGCTGCCCTTCAACGCCCGCGAGTGCGTGGCCTGGAATCCCAACCGCTTCGTCAGCCGTACGCCGCGGCCCGACTGCCGGGTGAGCCGGGCGCAGAGCGACGCCCGTGGCGCGGAGTTCCGGCCGCTGCTGGCGCGCATCCTGGCGAGGTATCCGCAGGTGGCGGTGTTCGACCCGGTGCCGTTGATGTGCGACGACGTGGCCTGCTATGGCCGGCGCGACGGCATGCTGCTCTATCGCGACGACGATCACCTGTCGCTCGACGGTTCCTACTGGCTGGGTCGCCGGATGGCCGCCCAGCTGCCGGATCTGCTCGCCAGCGAGGCGCAGCTTGCCGGCTCGGGAGCGGGAGCGCGCGGGTTATAA
- a CDS encoding sulfite exporter TauE/SafE family protein, with translation MMDGSYAAAGALTGFFVGLTGVGGGALMTPILLLFFNVPPATAIATDLWFAAITKLVGAAIHNGAGQVDWQVVKRLWWGSLPVAVLVVVVVSLGADVLRVEWLSRAVGAVVLITAFGLLFAPRLQAVARGRRLGRPARFKAVQPALTVAAGAVLGLFVALTSVGAGALGSVMLLYLYPLRMKPHRLVATDIVHAIPLAVVAGLGYLIAGMVDGWMLASLLAGSIPAVILGSMLATRVSARGVQLALAAVLAAAGAKVLL, from the coding sequence ATGATGGACGGCAGCTACGCTGCCGCCGGGGCGCTTACCGGCTTCTTCGTCGGCCTGACGGGGGTGGGCGGCGGTGCGCTGATGACGCCCATCCTGCTGCTGTTCTTCAATGTGCCGCCAGCGACGGCGATTGCCACCGATCTGTGGTTCGCCGCCATCACCAAGCTGGTGGGGGCGGCGATCCACAACGGTGCCGGGCAGGTCGACTGGCAGGTCGTGAAGCGCTTGTGGTGGGGCAGCCTGCCGGTGGCGGTGCTCGTGGTCGTCGTCGTCAGCCTGGGTGCCGATGTGCTGCGTGTGGAATGGTTGAGCCGGGCAGTGGGTGCCGTTGTGTTGATCACCGCCTTCGGTCTGTTGTTCGCACCGCGCTTGCAGGCCGTCGCACGCGGCCGGCGACTGGGACGTCCGGCGCGCTTCAAGGCCGTGCAGCCGGCGTTGACGGTGGCCGCGGGGGCGGTGCTGGGCCTGTTCGTCGCCCTGACCTCGGTCGGCGCGGGCGCGCTGGGCAGCGTCATGCTGCTCTACCTCTATCCGCTGCGCATGAAGCCGCACCGGCTGGTGGCGACCGACATCGTGCATGCGATTCCACTGGCGGTGGTGGCGGGCCTGGGTTACCTGATCGCGGGCATGGTCGACGGGTGGATGCTGGCCAGTCTGCTTGCCGGGTCCATTCCCGCCGTCATACTCGGGAGCATGCTTGCGACGCGGGTGTCGGCTCGGGGTGTTCAGCTTGCGCTGGCCGCCGTGTTGGCCGCGGCGGGAGCGAAGGTACTGCTGTAG